In one Arthrobacter jinronghuae genomic region, the following are encoded:
- a CDS encoding amino acid permease — MSLFRTKPIESSLADADEPGRRLKRSLTTWDLMIMGVAVAVGAGIFSVGARAAGQFSGPAVTLSFVLAAITCALAIMCYAEFATAIPVAGSAYVFTYATMGELAAWIIGWNLILELFTAAAVIAKYWGIYLSEVFALIGWDIPATLELGVISLTWGPFLIVAVFTFLLVMGTKLSAQVSNVFTIIKVGVVLFVIVAGFFYVKAENYTPFIPDPVSTATDGSSGVLQQSLFSFMTGAAPAQYGLFGVFAGAAIVFFAFIGFDVVATSAEEVKDPGKTLPRGIFAGLAVVTLLYIGVSLALTGMVPYTELAAAEDPNLATAFALVGNTGAASVIAVGSLIGLTTVIMVLLMGLARVVLAMSRDGLLPRSLSRTSDKHSTPARLQIILGVLVAVVAGFTRVDVLEEMINIGTLSAFVVVSLGILVLRKKRPDLRPAFRVPFGPVIPVLSAVLCLYLMTNLAVETWIYFAGWLVIGFLLYFAYGQRHSRLNEKFQDVAAAGANQDTAV, encoded by the coding sequence GGACGCCGACGAGCCCGGCCGTCGGCTAAAGCGCTCACTCACCACCTGGGACCTCATGATCATGGGCGTCGCGGTGGCCGTAGGCGCCGGTATCTTCTCGGTAGGCGCCCGGGCGGCGGGGCAGTTCTCCGGCCCGGCCGTAACCCTTTCGTTCGTACTGGCGGCAATCACCTGCGCGCTCGCCATTATGTGTTACGCCGAGTTCGCCACGGCCATTCCGGTGGCAGGCTCCGCCTACGTGTTCACCTACGCCACGATGGGCGAGCTGGCCGCCTGGATCATCGGCTGGAACCTCATCCTGGAGCTGTTCACCGCAGCGGCGGTTATTGCAAAGTACTGGGGCATCTACCTCAGCGAGGTTTTTGCACTTATCGGCTGGGATATACCGGCAACGCTGGAACTGGGCGTGATTTCGCTGACCTGGGGCCCGTTCCTGATCGTTGCAGTCTTTACCTTCCTGCTGGTCATGGGCACCAAGCTTTCCGCCCAGGTGAGCAACGTTTTCACCATCATCAAGGTGGGCGTGGTGCTCTTCGTGATCGTCGCCGGTTTCTTCTACGTCAAGGCGGAGAACTACACGCCGTTTATTCCGGATCCGGTCTCCACCGCCACTGATGGAAGCTCCGGGGTCCTTCAGCAGTCCCTGTTCTCCTTCATGACCGGTGCCGCTCCTGCGCAGTACGGATTGTTCGGTGTCTTTGCCGGCGCCGCCATTGTTTTCTTCGCTTTCATCGGATTCGACGTGGTGGCCACCTCTGCCGAAGAGGTCAAGGACCCTGGCAAGACGCTGCCGCGGGGCATCTTCGCCGGCCTGGCCGTGGTCACGCTGCTTTATATCGGCGTCTCCCTGGCCCTGACGGGCATGGTCCCCTACACCGAACTGGCCGCAGCCGAAGACCCCAACCTCGCCACGGCCTTTGCCCTTGTGGGGAACACGGGAGCGGCATCGGTCATCGCCGTCGGATCCCTGATCGGCCTGACCACGGTGATCATGGTGCTGCTGATGGGCCTGGCCCGCGTGGTGCTGGCGATGTCCCGGGACGGCCTGCTGCCCCGCTCGCTCTCCCGGACCAGCGACAAGCACTCGACGCCGGCCCGGCTGCAGATCATCCTCGGTGTCCTGGTTGCGGTGGTGGCAGGGTTCACGCGGGTGGACGTACTCGAGGAAATGATCAACATCGGCACGCTCTCCGCGTTCGTGGTGGTGAGCCTGGGCATCCTCGTGCTGCGGAAGAAGCGTCCGGACCTGCGCCCCGCCTTCCGGGTGCCCTTCGGTCCGGTGATCCCGGTCCTTTCCGCAGTGCTGTGCCTGTACCTGATGACCAACCTTGCAGTTGAGACCTGGATCTACTTCGCGGGCTGGCTGGTTATCGGCTTCCTGCTGTACTTCGCCTACGGCCAGCGGCATTCACGTCTGAACGAGAAGTTCCAGGACGTGGCCGCCGCAGGTGCGAACCAGGACACGGCAGTCTGA
- a CDS encoding thiamine-binding protein — protein MLVAFSVAPSGTGPQTPAAGPSASVHDAVAAAVQIVRESGLPNSTDAMFTTLEGEWDEVMDVIRRATEAVGQYGSRVSLVLKADIRPGHTGELTGKVERLEKALGELDEYSGHA, from the coding sequence ATGCTTGTAGCTTTTTCCGTCGCTCCCTCCGGTACCGGCCCGCAGACCCCCGCCGCCGGTCCTTCGGCCTCGGTGCACGACGCCGTGGCCGCCGCAGTTCAAATCGTCAGGGAATCCGGCCTGCCGAATTCCACGGACGCCATGTTCACCACCCTGGAGGGTGAGTGGGACGAAGTGATGGATGTAATCCGCCGGGCCACGGAAGCGGTTGGCCAGTATGGCAGCCGGGTTTCGCTGGTGCTCAAGGCGGATATCCGGCCGGGGCACACCGGCGAGTTGACCGGCAAGGTGGAACGGCTGGAAAAGGCACTCGGCGAACTGGACGAGTACAGCGGGCACGCCTAG
- a CDS encoding O-methyltransferase, which translates to MSQWEQVEEYFSSRVVQPDDQLKAIVAATGAAGLPPIEVSAAQGKFLMLLARIAGARRILEIGTLGGFSTAWLARALPDDGELITCEYEPRHAEVARANLAAAGLLDRVTIRVGAALDTLPDLAGGEPFDLFFIDADKVNNPAYLEWAVKLSRPGSVIVVDNVVRGGSVLDPGGDEAVQGTRAAVDILGSHPRLDTTALQTVGSKGWDGFALALVL; encoded by the coding sequence ATGTCGCAGTGGGAGCAGGTCGAGGAGTACTTCAGCAGCCGGGTGGTGCAGCCGGATGACCAGCTGAAGGCCATTGTCGCCGCGACCGGGGCCGCCGGGCTTCCGCCCATCGAGGTATCCGCCGCGCAGGGAAAGTTCCTGATGCTGCTGGCCCGCATCGCCGGTGCCCGGCGGATACTCGAGATCGGTACCCTGGGCGGGTTCAGTACTGCCTGGCTGGCCCGGGCACTGCCCGACGACGGCGAACTGATCACGTGTGAATACGAACCCCGCCATGCGGAGGTGGCCCGCGCCAATCTTGCCGCGGCCGGGCTTCTGGACCGGGTGACCATTCGGGTAGGCGCAGCCTTGGACACCCTGCCGGATCTTGCCGGCGGGGAGCCGTTCGATCTGTTTTTCATTGACGCAGATAAGGTCAACAACCCCGCCTACCTGGAGTGGGCGGTGAAGCTGTCCCGGCCGGGGAGTGTGATTGTGGTGGACAATGTGGTCCGCGGCGGCAGCGTCCTGGACCCCGGCGGCGACGAAGCGGTGCAGGGCACCCGTGCCGCCGTGGACATTCTTGGCTCGCATCCGCGGCTGGACACCACGGCACTGCAGACAGTAGGGAGCAAGGGGTGGGACGGCTTCGCGCTCGCACTGGTGCTGTGA
- a CDS encoding GNAT family N-acetyltransferase: MSFTIRRALPGDAEDFVSVHLQSWRESYAHVLGDEVFQRREADRSAAVEHRRAALAEQAVDPAIRNWLAHSEDGRLLGFASAGPARDSDADVPLELWSIYILAEAYGKGVGQALLEHAVETEPAYVWVLEDNARAQAFYRRNGFAADGTSKDLPQVWAGTGMVEIRMVRH, from the coding sequence ATGAGCTTTACTATCCGGCGCGCACTCCCCGGCGATGCCGAGGACTTTGTGTCCGTCCATCTGCAGTCCTGGCGGGAGAGTTACGCCCATGTACTGGGGGATGAGGTGTTCCAGCGCCGGGAAGCGGACCGCAGCGCCGCCGTCGAACACCGGCGGGCAGCCCTGGCAGAACAGGCAGTGGACCCGGCCATTCGGAACTGGCTGGCCCATTCGGAAGACGGCCGGCTCCTGGGTTTCGCGTCCGCCGGCCCCGCACGGGACAGCGACGCGGACGTTCCGCTGGAACTGTGGTCCATTTACATTCTGGCTGAAGCGTACGGGAAGGGTGTTGGACAGGCTTTGCTGGAGCACGCCGTCGAAACGGAACCCGCGTATGTCTGGGTGTTGGAGGACAACGCACGCGCCCAGGCGTTCTACCGGCGCAACGGTTTCGCGGCAGACGGAACGTCCAAGGACCTGCCGCAGGTCTGGGCCGGCACCGGCATGGTGGAAATCCGGATGGTGAGGCACTGA
- a CDS encoding spermidine synthase → MGRKRPGKDPVDAVAGNGPVAGTYPIDTGTCELVPDSFSPDGWILMVNGVHSSHIDLADPRHLDFEYMRWIAALVESRWRADASLRALHLGAAACSLARYLAAVYPGARQVAVELDGRLAELVRGWFDLPRAPLLRLRVGEARAVTETLHEDSRDLVIRDVFAGAKTPVPLTTAEFTAQVARVLAPGGVYVVNCGDTPDLRGARAEAATICAAFAYTAAIADPAMLKGRRYGNIILAGSDTPFAEDPSLPRALLGGAVPAHLWADEKVRSFAAGSRPLHDDPVQEVPAG, encoded by the coding sequence ATGGGACGCAAGCGCCCCGGCAAGGATCCGGTGGACGCCGTGGCGGGCAACGGCCCGGTGGCCGGCACTTATCCGATCGACACGGGAACATGTGAACTGGTTCCGGACTCTTTCAGCCCCGACGGTTGGATCCTGATGGTGAACGGAGTGCACAGTTCGCATATCGACCTTGCCGACCCGCGCCACCTGGACTTTGAATACATGCGCTGGATCGCCGCCCTGGTGGAATCGCGCTGGCGTGCGGATGCCTCGCTGCGTGCCCTGCACCTGGGTGCAGCGGCGTGTTCGCTGGCCCGGTACCTGGCCGCCGTATATCCCGGTGCCCGTCAGGTTGCCGTGGAACTGGACGGCAGGCTGGCGGAGCTGGTCCGCGGGTGGTTTGACCTGCCCCGGGCACCCCTGCTGCGGCTGCGGGTGGGGGAGGCGCGTGCCGTGACTGAAACCCTGCATGAGGACAGCCGCGACCTGGTGATCCGCGATGTCTTTGCCGGCGCCAAGACACCGGTGCCGCTGACGACGGCGGAATTCACCGCGCAGGTGGCCCGGGTGCTCGCTCCGGGCGGCGTCTATGTGGTGAACTGCGGCGACACGCCGGACCTGCGCGGCGCCCGGGCCGAAGCCGCCACCATCTGTGCGGCGTTTGCGTACACCGCGGCGATAGCCGATCCGGCCATGCTGAAGGGCCGTCGTTACGGCAATATCATCCTGGCCGGCAGTGACACCCCGTTTGCGGAGGATCCGTCCCTGCCCCGCGCCCTGCTGGGGGGAGCGGTTCCCGCCCATCTGTGGGCGGACGAAAAGGTGCGCAGCTTTGCTGCCGGTTCCAGGCCCCTCCATGACGACCCTGTCCAGGAAGTGCCGGCGGGATAG
- a CDS encoding catalase, producing the protein MFSKNTSDPDPLVPGAPAPQAPELAEPTEPRDPLPPKPDQDGPETVTATGVATGAPKSSTSQSGKFLTTAQGARLRDTDHSLKAGPRGPVLLQDHHLREKITHFDHERIPERVVHARGAAAHGVFTANGAAEGVTQAGFLAKGVETPVFVRFSTVLGSRGSADTVRDTRGFSTKFYTAEGNYDLVGNNIPVFFIQDAIKFPDVIHAGKPHPDREIPQAQSAHDTFWDFVSLHTEAQHHTMWNMSDRGIPRSYRTMEGFGVHTFRLINAAGQTTLVKFHWKPRQGVHSLVWEEAQIINGMDPDFHRRDLADAIEAGAFPQWDLGIQVFPDTEDEMFEGIDLLDPTKLVPEELAPVQVIGTMTLNANVTNYFAETEQVAFHPGHLVPGIDVTNDPLLQGRLFSYIDTQLTRLGGPNFSQIPINRPHAPVNDMLRDGFHQSADHSGVAPYQPNSLDGGCPFMAGADMSAFIDVPVEVPAARKVRENPATFDDHYSQARMFFRSLTPVEQDHVVQAYTFELGKCYEENIRLRQLQSLANIDKRLADDVAAGLGLTAPAPALDVANTAPSPALSQLGGSWPVAGRVVGVVADEASDLASVSEVLAAIHAEGMVPLVIAPHGGKLGAEITVQRTYLTARSTEFDAVIVAASGAAAPDAADSLDAKAGNPGGHPSLDPRVTLLLAEAFRHAKALGAWGDGGSVLAAAGIPAETAGVVVGGATEVASGVTALLANHRVWERFPTA; encoded by the coding sequence ATGTTCAGCAAGAACACATCCGATCCCGACCCGCTCGTCCCCGGCGCCCCGGCTCCGCAGGCCCCGGAACTGGCCGAACCGACGGAACCCCGCGATCCGCTGCCGCCCAAGCCGGATCAGGACGGACCGGAGACCGTTACCGCTACAGGCGTGGCCACCGGGGCACCGAAATCCTCCACCTCCCAGAGTGGAAAGTTCCTCACCACCGCGCAGGGCGCACGGCTGCGGGACACAGACCACTCCCTGAAGGCCGGCCCCCGCGGCCCCGTGCTGCTGCAGGACCACCACCTCCGTGAAAAGATCACCCACTTCGACCACGAGCGCATTCCCGAGCGCGTGGTCCACGCCCGCGGCGCTGCAGCCCACGGTGTGTTTACGGCCAACGGCGCTGCCGAAGGAGTCACGCAGGCCGGCTTCCTGGCCAAGGGCGTGGAAACCCCCGTCTTTGTTCGCTTCTCCACCGTGCTCGGCTCCCGCGGTTCCGCGGACACCGTCCGGGACACCCGCGGATTCAGCACCAAGTTCTATACCGCCGAGGGCAACTATGACCTGGTCGGCAATAACATTCCGGTGTTCTTTATCCAGGACGCCATCAAGTTCCCCGACGTAATCCACGCCGGGAAGCCGCACCCGGACCGTGAGATTCCGCAGGCCCAGAGCGCCCACGACACCTTCTGGGACTTCGTCTCGCTCCACACCGAAGCGCAGCACCACACCATGTGGAACATGTCCGACCGGGGCATCCCCCGCTCCTACCGCACCATGGAAGGCTTCGGCGTCCACACCTTCCGGCTGATTAACGCCGCCGGTCAAACCACGCTGGTGAAGTTCCACTGGAAGCCCCGCCAGGGCGTGCACTCCCTTGTCTGGGAAGAAGCGCAGATCATTAACGGCATGGATCCGGACTTCCACCGGCGCGACCTCGCAGACGCGATTGAAGCCGGTGCGTTCCCGCAGTGGGATCTGGGTATCCAGGTCTTCCCCGACACCGAAGACGAAATGTTTGAGGGCATCGACCTGCTGGACCCGACCAAGCTCGTCCCCGAGGAACTGGCACCGGTGCAGGTCATCGGCACCATGACCCTGAACGCCAACGTCACGAACTACTTCGCGGAAACCGAACAGGTGGCCTTCCACCCCGGACACCTGGTGCCGGGCATCGACGTCACCAATGACCCGCTGCTGCAGGGCCGGTTGTTCTCCTACATCGATACGCAGCTGACCCGGCTGGGTGGCCCGAACTTCAGCCAGATTCCCATCAACCGCCCGCATGCACCGGTCAACGACATGCTTCGGGACGGGTTCCACCAGAGTGCGGACCATTCCGGCGTGGCGCCGTACCAGCCCAACTCGCTCGACGGCGGCTGCCCCTTTATGGCCGGAGCAGACATGAGTGCCTTCATTGATGTTCCCGTCGAGGTGCCCGCGGCCCGTAAAGTGCGCGAGAATCCCGCCACCTTTGATGACCACTACAGCCAGGCGCGGATGTTCTTCCGTTCCCTGACTCCGGTGGAGCAGGACCACGTAGTCCAGGCCTACACATTTGAACTGGGCAAGTGCTATGAGGAGAACATCCGGCTGCGCCAGCTCCAGTCGCTTGCGAATATCGACAAGCGCCTTGCCGACGACGTGGCCGCCGGCCTGGGCCTCACGGCGCCGGCTCCTGCCCTCGACGTTGCCAACACCGCCCCCAGCCCTGCGCTCAGCCAGCTCGGCGGCTCTTGGCCGGTGGCAGGTCGGGTGGTCGGTGTTGTCGCCGATGAAGCGTCCGATCTTGCCTCGGTTTCCGAGGTCCTGGCTGCTATCCACGCGGAGGGCATGGTTCCGCTGGTTATTGCCCCGCACGGCGGCAAGCTGGGTGCGGAAATCACTGTCCAGCGGACCTACCTGACGGCCCGCTCCACCGAATTCGACGCCGTGATCGTGGCGGCTTCGGGTGCCGCGGCACCGGATGCGGCGGACAGCCTGGATGCCAAGGCGGGCAACCCCGGCGGGCACCCCTCGCTTGACCCGAGGGTCACCCTGCTCCTGGCCGAAGCCTTCCGCCACGCCAAGGCCCTGGGTGCCTGGGGCGATGGAGGTTCGGTTCTTGCGGCTGCCGGCATCCCCGCGGAAACGGCCGGCGTTGTTGTAGGCGGAGCCACCGAGGTTGCGTCCGGCGTTACCGCGCTCCTGGCCAACCACCGGGTGTGGGAGCGTTTTCCAACCGCCTAG
- a CDS encoding NCS2 family permease — protein sequence MLKQGSKLDRYFEITKRGSSVSAEVRGGLATFFAMSYIVVLNPLILGGEDSMGNTMPGPAIAAGTALVAGVLTLIMGIWAKHPFAIATGLGVNAFVAVTVASNDGLTWPDVMGLVVIAGLAMVILVLTGFRTAVFRAVPPSLKTAIVVGIGLFIALVGLVNAGFVRRNPDAAGTTVPLGLGNGGQLLGWPTLVFVFGLLLTIVLMSRKVRGAILIGIVASTAFAVLIEWLADPGSQGAGVATGWSLVTPSMPQWAAPDLSLIGDVSLVGSFQTLGGVAASLLVFVILLSIFFDAMGTMVGLATEAGSIDKDGNIPRVERVLLVDAAGAVAGGGAGVSSNQIFVESGAGIGEGARTGLASVVTGLLFIVAMFLTPLIYLVPFEAVAPALVVVGYLMVSQVGKIDWSDIGLALPSFLTFTLMPFTYSIADGLGAGFISFTIIRVFQGRGREVHPLMYVVAAAFALFFGIGPIREIVGI from the coding sequence ATGCTCAAACAAGGTTCAAAGCTGGACCGTTACTTCGAAATCACCAAGCGGGGTTCCTCCGTATCCGCCGAAGTGCGCGGTGGCCTGGCCACTTTCTTCGCCATGAGTTACATCGTGGTCCTTAACCCCCTGATCCTCGGCGGTGAGGACTCGATGGGCAACACCATGCCCGGCCCGGCAATTGCCGCGGGCACCGCCCTGGTGGCAGGCGTCCTGACCCTGATTATGGGCATCTGGGCCAAGCACCCGTTCGCGATTGCCACAGGATTGGGTGTCAACGCCTTTGTGGCCGTGACGGTTGCCTCCAACGACGGATTGACCTGGCCTGACGTGATGGGCCTGGTAGTCATCGCGGGCCTGGCGATGGTGATCCTGGTCCTCACCGGATTCCGTACCGCCGTTTTCCGGGCCGTTCCGCCCAGCCTGAAAACCGCGATCGTGGTCGGTATCGGCCTGTTCATAGCGCTGGTCGGCCTGGTCAACGCGGGCTTTGTCCGGCGCAATCCGGATGCCGCCGGCACCACTGTTCCGCTGGGCCTGGGCAACGGCGGCCAGTTGCTGGGGTGGCCCACGCTGGTGTTCGTCTTCGGCCTGCTGCTGACCATCGTGCTGATGTCCCGCAAGGTCCGGGGCGCGATCCTCATCGGCATCGTCGCCTCGACCGCTTTCGCTGTCCTTATCGAATGGCTGGCCGATCCGGGCAGCCAGGGTGCCGGAGTGGCTACCGGCTGGTCGCTGGTGACACCGAGCATGCCCCAATGGGCTGCTCCGGATCTCTCCCTGATCGGCGATGTCAGCCTCGTAGGGTCCTTCCAGACCCTGGGCGGAGTTGCCGCCTCGCTGCTGGTCTTCGTGATCCTGCTCAGCATCTTCTTCGACGCGATGGGTACCATGGTGGGCCTCGCCACCGAGGCCGGCAGCATCGACAAGGACGGCAACATCCCCCGCGTGGAGCGCGTCCTCCTTGTGGATGCCGCAGGTGCGGTGGCCGGCGGCGGTGCCGGTGTTTCCTCCAACCAGATTTTCGTGGAGTCCGGCGCCGGCATCGGCGAAGGTGCGCGCACCGGGCTCGCCTCCGTGGTGACCGGCCTGCTGTTCATCGTGGCCATGTTCCTGACGCCGCTGATCTACCTGGTGCCGTTCGAGGCCGTGGCCCCTGCCCTAGTGGTCGTGGGCTACCTGATGGTCTCCCAGGTGGGCAAGATCGACTGGAGCGACATCGGGCTGGCCCTGCCGTCCTTCCTCACCTTCACGCTGATGCCGTTCACCTACTCGATCGCTGACGGCCTGGGTGCCGGGTTCATCTCCTTCACCATCATCCGCGTCTTCCAGGGCCGGGGCCGTGAGGTCCACCCCCTGATGTACGTGGTGGCAGCGGCATTCGCCCTGTTCTTCGGCATAGGTCCCATCAGGGAGATTGTGGGAATCTAG
- a CDS encoding copper resistance CopC family protein has translation MTISVRSYLSRSAFAPVAAVFLLALCAVLLVSAPPAAAHDELTGSTPGSGSVLDAAPESVELTFSSVPAAIGSEVRVLDEEGTDWAQGPVRILDNTATQQLRTGAPAGSYTVQWRVVSSDAHPIEGTFGFTVAGGGTGTGTPAPSTAAPLPPAASQSPVLNQSDDAGSPWPVIVPAAVVILAVAVLIALIVRRRLRED, from the coding sequence GTGACGATTTCTGTGCGCTCTTACCTCTCCCGGTCAGCTTTCGCCCCCGTGGCCGCTGTCTTCCTACTCGCCCTCTGCGCGGTGCTGCTGGTATCTGCTCCGCCCGCCGCGGCGCATGATGAACTGACGGGCAGCACTCCGGGCAGCGGCTCGGTGCTGGATGCGGCTCCGGAATCCGTGGAGCTGACCTTTTCGAGTGTTCCGGCCGCCATCGGCTCCGAGGTACGGGTCCTGGATGAGGAGGGAACAGACTGGGCGCAGGGCCCGGTGCGGATCCTGGACAACACCGCCACCCAGCAGCTCCGCACCGGAGCGCCCGCCGGCAGCTACACGGTTCAGTGGCGCGTGGTGTCCTCTGACGCCCACCCGATCGAGGGGACATTCGGGTTTACGGTGGCAGGCGGCGGCACCGGCACCGGCACCCCCGCTCCGTCTACTGCTGCGCCCCTGCCGCCCGCAGCAAGTCAAAGCCCGGTGCTGAACCAGTCCGACGACGCCGGATCCCCGTGGCCGGTGATCGTGCCGGCAGCGGTGGTGATTCTCGCCGTGGCAGTGCTGATCGCCTTGATCGTGCGCCGGCGGCTGCGCGAGGACTAG
- a CDS encoding NAD(P)/FAD-dependent oxidoreductase: MDSSPNAQTGSTGHEETKQDEAATELTGAVVIGCGLSGLAVATELCRQGVDSIVVHGPAPAAATIREAASEPEVFPERLEVLRVLHAYAASHRLDVREDSEAQEMTLAAPAGLLPSPAAASGKWAIRTGRELLLADYVVLTSCSRSDLRKLARALGVGAGPEAVEALRGIGVYLVGVGENLLPSLRGLMRQAKAAGEAIADAGSPTPQAPTQG; the protein is encoded by the coding sequence GTGGATTCTTCTCCGAACGCGCAAACCGGTTCCACCGGGCATGAGGAAACAAAGCAAGATGAAGCGGCAACGGAGCTGACCGGGGCCGTGGTGATCGGCTGCGGCCTCAGCGGGTTGGCGGTGGCCACCGAACTATGCCGCCAGGGCGTGGACTCGATAGTGGTCCACGGACCGGCACCGGCCGCAGCCACCATCAGGGAAGCCGCGTCAGAGCCGGAGGTGTTCCCGGAACGGTTGGAGGTGCTGCGCGTGCTGCACGCCTATGCTGCCAGCCACCGGCTGGACGTCCGGGAGGATTCGGAAGCGCAGGAAATGACCTTGGCGGCTCCCGCCGGCCTGCTTCCGTCGCCGGCGGCTGCCAGCGGCAAATGGGCCATCCGCACCGGCAGGGAACTGCTCCTGGCCGACTATGTGGTGCTCACCAGTTGCTCCAGATCGGATCTGCGGAAGCTGGCCCGGGCGCTGGGCGTGGGCGCCGGACCGGAAGCAGTGGAGGCGTTGCGTGGAATCGGCGTATATCTGGTCGGCGTCGGCGAAAACCTGCTGCCGTCCCTCCGCGGGCTTATGCGCCAAGCGAAGGCAGCCGGTGAGGCAATCGCGGACGCGGGGTCACCTACCCCGCAAGCCCCTACCCAGGGGTGA
- a CDS encoding universal stress protein has product MTDSTWGTGPGAEGPAGIVVGVDGSDQSICALFWAAREARRRQCPLHVVTAYTVPIFAASSMDAGYTTVDDAMIRDGAQQVLDEAVERISHYGVEVIPRVETGDAAAVLLELSEDADLMVVGSRGRGGFVGRLLGSVSSALPAHAKCPTVVVPLRTAGRLPDSGVRPPANSPDPDAVHRAVVVGVDGSEQGRAASLVAAEQARSMGLPLRILCALPPFTGSLAWVPAPLDIEALHAELHEQLDAGRDWLQSHFPGLEMTVELVDGSPGEILIERTAKVELLVLGTRGRGGFAGMLMGSTSQSVLHHAKGPLMVVPDHEDPRLLDRPDFGPMVAE; this is encoded by the coding sequence ATGACTGATTCGACCTGGGGTACAGGGCCCGGCGCTGAGGGGCCTGCGGGCATCGTCGTCGGCGTGGACGGATCCGACCAAAGCATCTGCGCCCTGTTCTGGGCTGCCCGGGAGGCGCGGCGGCGGCAGTGCCCGCTGCACGTAGTGACGGCGTACACGGTGCCCATTTTCGCCGCTTCCTCGATGGACGCCGGCTACACCACGGTTGATGACGCAATGATCCGGGACGGCGCCCAGCAGGTGCTGGATGAAGCCGTGGAGCGGATCAGCCACTACGGGGTTGAAGTAATTCCCCGGGTGGAGACCGGAGATGCGGCCGCAGTCCTGCTGGAGCTTTCCGAAGACGCGGACCTCATGGTCGTGGGTTCACGCGGCCGCGGCGGTTTTGTCGGGCGCCTGCTGGGTTCGGTCTCCAGTGCCCTCCCCGCGCACGCGAAGTGCCCTACCGTCGTGGTGCCGCTGCGGACCGCCGGACGGCTTCCCGACTCGGGAGTGCGGCCCCCGGCAAACTCGCCGGACCCGGATGCCGTGCACCGCGCCGTCGTCGTCGGAGTGGACGGCTCGGAACAGGGCCGCGCCGCATCGCTCGTTGCGGCCGAACAGGCGCGGAGTATGGGCCTGCCGCTGCGTATTCTGTGCGCGCTGCCGCCGTTCACCGGCTCGCTGGCCTGGGTGCCTGCCCCGCTGGACATCGAGGCGCTGCATGCGGAACTGCATGAACAGCTCGACGCCGGCCGGGACTGGCTGCAGAGCCACTTCCCGGGACTGGAAATGACCGTTGAACTGGTTGACGGGTCCCCGGGCGAGATCCTGATTGAACGCACCGCAAAGGTTGAACTCCTGGTGCTGGGCACCCGCGGCCGCGGCGGCTTTGCCGGCATGCTGATGGGGTCCACCAGCCAGAGCGTGCTGCACCACGCCAAGGGTCCGCTGATGGTGGTGCCGGACCACGAGGATCCGAGGCTGCTGGACCGGCCTGACTTCGGCCCCATGGTTGCGGAGTAG
- a CDS encoding cation diffusion facilitator family transporter gives MGEHHGHSHGLGTVTATGKHRRRLLIVFLITISVVLIQVAGALLSGSLALLADAGHMLSDAAGVSIALFAAWIAARPATNRRTYGYQRAEVLAALANAVLLIVIAVVIFVEAVRRLGSEPDVDTGLMLPFAVVGGLANLISLLVLHAGRKESLNVRGAYLEVLGDLLGSAAVVVSAVVIMTTGYQQADTWASFLIALMIAPRAWSLLREVIDVLLEATPQGVDVGMIRNHIVSVDGVSDAHDIHIWTITSGVPVFSAHVVVEEEHLTPDGLDTVLDRLTRCLSSHFDTEHCTFQLEPASHAVHEGQQHA, from the coding sequence ATGGGTGAACATCACGGGCACAGCCACGGACTGGGCACAGTCACCGCTACCGGTAAGCACCGGCGGCGCCTCCTGATCGTTTTCCTCATCACCATCTCGGTGGTCCTGATCCAGGTTGCCGGCGCCCTGCTTTCGGGGTCGCTGGCGCTGCTTGCCGACGCCGGCCACATGCTTTCCGACGCAGCAGGCGTTTCCATTGCGCTGTTCGCGGCCTGGATTGCCGCCCGGCCGGCCACAAACCGGCGGACCTACGGCTACCAGCGGGCCGAAGTCCTGGCCGCCTTGGCCAATGCCGTGCTGCTGATCGTGATTGCCGTAGTGATCTTCGTCGAGGCGGTCCGCCGCCTGGGCAGCGAGCCCGACGTCGACACGGGGCTGATGCTGCCGTTCGCCGTCGTCGGCGGCCTGGCCAACCTCATTTCCCTGCTGGTCCTGCATGCCGGACGCAAGGAATCCCTGAATGTGCGAGGCGCCTACCTGGAAGTGCTGGGGGATCTCCTGGGCTCGGCTGCCGTGGTGGTTTCCGCCGTCGTCATCATGACCACCGGCTATCAGCAGGCGGATACCTGGGCCTCGTTCCTGATTGCCCTGATGATTGCCCCGCGGGCCTGGTCGCTGCTGCGGGAAGTGATCGATGTGCTGCTGGAGGCCACCCCGCAGGGCGTGGACGTGGGCATGATCCGCAACCACATTGTGTCTGTGGACGGGGTGTCCGACGCGCACGACATCCACATCTGGACCATCACCTCCGGCGTTCCGGTGTTCTCCGCACACGTGGTGGTGGAGGAGGAGCACCTCACTCCGGACGGCCTGGACACCGTACTGGACCGGCTGACCAGGTGCCTGAGCAGCCATTTCGACACCGAGCACTGCACCTTCCAGCTGGAGCCCGCCAGCCATGCCGTGCACGAGGGCCAGCAGCACGCCTAA